The window CGCTGTGCGCAGCAAAAAATCGCCGCCGGCGTTGCCCTGGAGCAATGGTACCCGGAGCTCAAAGATTGCTTGCTCATTTGCGTTACCGAGATGAACGAGCCCGAGGAGGTTGAAACCCTTGTCCGAGCCGTCGCCCGATAAGTCCTCATCGCGGGTTGCCGCGCCGCGTCTGCTTTTTGAGAGCGGTTCGAGCGGGCGCAACGCTCTGCAGTGGCCCGCCCCGGCAAATAAAGCCGACGAGTTGCTGCCGTCGGCATTGTTGCGCGGCGAGATCGCCGGTTTCCCCGAACTGGGTGAGCTCGAGGTGCTGCGCCACTTTACGCGCCTGTCCCAGCGTAATTTTTCCATCGAGAGCGAATTCTACCCGCTCGGCTCGTGCACGATGAAGTACAACCCAAAGATCAACGAAACGGTGGCGCGTTTCCCAGGGTTCGCGCAAATCCATCCGCTGGCCGGCGCGGCACTGCTGCAGGGCGCGCTGCAGCTCTTGTCCGACTTGGAAGCGATGCTTTGCGAGGTCTGCGGCATGGACGCAGTGAGCTTACAGCCCTCCGCCGGCGCCCAGGGCGAATTGACCGGCTTGATGTTGATTCGCGCTCTGCTCACCGAGCGGGGCAATCCGCGCAAGACGATCATCGTGCCGGACACGGCCCACGGCACCAATCCGGCGAGCTCGACCCTGTGCGGCTACGATGTCGTGCAAATCTCTTCCAACGACAAGGGCATTATCGAACCGGCGGCGATCGAGAAGGTAATGGACCAAGACGTTGCCGCCATCATGATCACCAACCCGAACACCTTGGGCTTGTTTGAAAAGAACATTGAGGCGATCGCGGCGGTGGTACACGCCAAAGGCGGCTTGGTTTATCTGGACGGCGCCAACTTAAACGCGCTGATGGGCATCGCCAAACCCGGCCATATGGGCGTCGACGTTTTGCACATGAACCTGCACAAGACTTTTTCGACCCCCCATGGCGGCGGCGGTCCGGGGGCGGGACCGGTGGCGGTCAAAGCGGCGCTGAAGGATTTTTTGCCGACGCCGCGGATTGTTAGGCAAGGCGAAGGTTTTGGCTTGAGCGAAGACTGTCCCAAATCGATCGGCCGCGTCCGTTCGTTCTTTGGCAATTTTGGCGTGTTAGTGCGCGCGTACACCTACATTTTGTCGTTGGGTGGCGACGGTCTAGAAAACGCGAGCCGCATGGCGCTTTTGAACGCCAATTACATTCGTAGGAACTTAGAAGATGTTTATCATATCGCCTACAACGAACCGTGCATGCACGAGTGCATTTTCACCGACAAGGTGCAGCACAAACATGGTGTCACGACCCTCGACCTCGCCAAACGGCTGTTAGACTACGGCTTTCATCCGCCAACCATCTATTTCCCGCTGGTAGTTTCCGGCGCGCTCATGATCGAGCCGACGGAAACCGAAACGCCGGAAACCCTCGATAGTTTCATCGCGGCGATGCGCGCCATTGCGGAAGAGGCCAGAGACAACCCAGAGCTGGTCAAAACCGCGCCTCACTCGACGCCGGTGCGCCGCCTTGACGAGGCGCGCGCCGCGCGTAAACCGATACTGCGCTGGGAAGCGGGGCAAAGCCGTTCGGACTGAAAAATCTTCGCAACCCTAGTTTCAGCAGACGCGCTCAGCGCGTTGGGCGGGTAAGGCGGCCGTCGTGATACTCCATGCGCGCGGTGATCGGCAGCGGCTTTTGCTCAATCCAGCGTGGGATGGGGGCGAAAGGTGCCGCGGAACGGATAGCCCGGACCGCTTCATCATCGAGGAGCGCCGAGCCCGACGAGCGAATCACGCGCAGGCTTTCCAGGTGACCGTTTTCTAAAATATCAAATTCGACAATCAGCCGCCCTTGTAAGCCATACTGCAGGGCGAGCTCGGGATACTTCCAGTTGGCGTCGATGGAGCGCTTGATACTGGTGAAGTAGCTGACATATTGCGGTTCCTTGGTTTCGAGCGGAATGCTCCTGCGGCCGCCGCCGCCATCCGACGAATACAACGGCGGTAATAATTGTTTTACCGTCGGCAGCTCCCTTTCGGCGATCACGGTTTTCTCGGCCGTCTGTTCACGAGGGCTGGGCCGTGGGGTCGTGGCTGGGGCGGTGGGAATGGCCAATGGAACAGGATCGTCTTTTTTGGTTGCCACTGGCGCGGCCGGTTCTTTTCTCGCGGCCGCTTCGCGCACTGGTTCGTGCCGGTTGAGCGTCGGCGGCCCGTCGGCTTTGGCGATCTTCGCCGGCGTCAGAGGCGCTTTGTCGGCGCGAGCGGATGCCGGCGCGCTTCGCGGCGGGGGCGCTGGTCTACCGCGCTCGTTGTTTGGAGACGGCGCCAAGGAAACTACGATCGGTGCAGGCTCGGACGGCGGAGCTTTTGGGCTCGGCAACCCGAGCAACAGCAACATCAGCAGATGGAAACCGCAGGATAGGACGAAAGCGCGTGCCGCCCGGGAGGCGAGAAACGGCAGTGGTGGTGCATAGCGAACCGTTGTCGGGCGCTCGGTCATTGGCAACGAATCTGCGAGTCGGTTAGAATGGCAAGCATGTTTGGTTTAGGGCTCAGCGAACTCATCGTTATTCTCGTTATCGTCGTGGTTGTTTTCAATCGGCGCTTGCCCGATCTCGGTGAAAGCCTCGGCGGTGCGATCAGAAAGTTTCGCAAAGCCACCAAAGAGTCCGACGAGATCGACGTTACCCCGACCGACGATTCCACCAAGCACAATAAGTCTTAGCTTTCGGTGCCTTCAGCGGCGCTGACTTCGCAGGTGAAATTGTGCGCGGCGCGGTTCGGTTTGAGAAATACCAAGGTGAAGGGCACGCTGTCGCCGGGCGGTATTTCGAAGTTGCGCAGCGGCTCGAGCTTTTGCAGTCCGGTGATGTCCTGCGCCGTTAAGCCGCGCACTATTTTCGGCGAGATGGCATTGCCGATCCACATGGTTTGCTGTTCGATTTCCTTACCTTCGGTGTTGAAAAGCCGTCCGCCTAGACGAACCTTGCGGATCACCACGGGGTTTTGATTGACCACCGTTCCGGTGACAACGAATACC is drawn from Deltaproteobacteria bacterium and contains these coding sequences:
- a CDS encoding glycine dehydrogenase subunit 2 yields the protein MKPLSEPSPDKSSSRVAAPRLLFESGSSGRNALQWPAPANKADELLPSALLRGEIAGFPELGELEVLRHFTRLSQRNFSIESEFYPLGSCTMKYNPKINETVARFPGFAQIHPLAGAALLQGALQLLSDLEAMLCEVCGMDAVSLQPSAGAQGELTGLMLIRALLTERGNPRKTIIVPDTAHGTNPASSTLCGYDVVQISSNDKGIIEPAAIEKVMDQDVAAIMITNPNTLGLFEKNIEAIAAVVHAKGGLVYLDGANLNALMGIAKPGHMGVDVLHMNLHKTFSTPHGGGGPGAGPVAVKAALKDFLPTPRIVRQGEGFGLSEDCPKSIGRVRSFFGNFGVLVRAYTYILSLGGDGLENASRMALLNANYIRRNLEDVYHIAYNEPCMHECIFTDKVQHKHGVTTLDLAKRLLDYGFHPPTIYFPLVVSGALMIEPTETETPETLDSFIAAMRAIAEEARDNPELVKTAPHSTPVRRLDEARAARKPILRWEAGQSRSD
- a CDS encoding twin-arginine translocase TatA/TatE family subunit — its product is MFGLGLSELIVILVIVVVVFNRRLPDLGESLGGAIRKFRKATKESDEIDVTPTDDSTKHNKS
- a CDS encoding energy transducer TonB, which gives rise to MTERPTTVRYAPPLPFLASRAARAFVLSCGFHLLMLLLLGLPSPKAPPSEPAPIVVSLAPSPNNERGRPAPPPRSAPASARADKAPLTPAKIAKADGPPTLNRHEPVREAAARKEPAAPVATKKDDPVPLAIPTAPATTPRPSPREQTAEKTVIAERELPTVKQLLPPLYSSDGGGGRRSIPLETKEPQYVSYFTSIKRSIDANWKYPELALQYGLQGRLIVEFDILENGHLESLRVIRSSGSALLDDEAVRAIRSAAPFAPIPRWIEQKPLPITARMEYHDGRLTRPTR